A region of the Pseudomonas sp. J452 genome:
GCCCGCCCCTCTGTATGGACGGTCAGCATGATCTTGGTTGCCAGCTCACGATTGTGGTTGAAGAACACCTCCAACACCTCGACCACGAAATCCATCGGCGTGTAGTCGTCGTTGAACAGCAGCACCTTGTACATCGGTGGCGCCTGCAACCGCGGCTTAGCTTCTTGGACAGCAAGACCCGAGGAATCATCCTCGTGCGTAGCTGGACGATCTTGATTGAATGTTAGACGAATCTGGCTGCTTGCATGCATGCGAAAGAGGATGCTTCGTGGCTGGGCGAATACAGATGCTAGACAGGTTTATGACTGGCTTCTCAGCCAGCTGCCGGAGCGCCTTGACTAACGGCAAAAGGGTGTTACAAACATTGAATACCCGTCTCGGGTATCGGGGTTCCGCGCCTTCGCCCAACCCGGCTGATTTCATGCGCGGAATTGAAGTGGATGATACTCCAGTGATGGAGTCCTTTGCAGAGGGATATCAGCATGCTTAGCGGTAAGGTCAAGTGGTTCAACAACGCCAAAGGCTACGGGTTCATCGTCGCCGACGGCCGAGATGAGGACCTATTCGCCCACTACTCGGCCATCCAGATGGACGGTTACAAGACTCTCAAGGCCGGCCAGCCGGTAAGCTTCGATATTCTGCAAGGTCCAAAGGGCCTGCATGCTGTGAATATCAGCGCCGCCCTGGCAACCAGTGAATCCCCGGCGACCATCAGTTCGCCACAAAGCACTCCGGTAGAAGCCTGATAAAGAGCTTGCAATAAAAAAGGCCGGTCAAATGACCGGCCTTTTTGTTACCACTCGTCGCTTAATTACATGTGCGCGATCATGGCATCGCCGAACTGCGAGCAGGACAGCAGCTTGGCGCCATCCATCAGACGCTCGAAGTCGTAAGTCACGGTCTTCGCACCGATGGCACCGTTGGTACCTTTGATGATCAGGTCCGCGGCTTCGGTCCAGCCCATGTGGCGCAGCATCATCTCGGCGGAGAGGATGACCGAACCCGGGTTGACCTTGTCCTGACCAGCGTACTTCGGCGCGGTGCCGTGGGTCGCTTCGAACATGGCGATGGTGTCGGACAGGTTGGCACCCGGCGCGATACCGATACCACCTACTTCGGCCGCCAGGGCATCGGACAGGTAGTCACCGTTCAGGTTCAGGGTAGCGATCACGTCATATTCGGCCGGACGCAGCAGGATCTGCTGCAGCATGGCGTCGGCGATGGCGTCCTTGACCACGATGTTCTTGCCGGTACGCGGGTTCTTGAACTGCATCCACGGACCGCCATCCAGCAGCTCGGCGCCGAACTCGTCACGCGCCACTTCGTAGCCCCAATCCTTGAAGGCACCTTCGGTGAACTTCATGATGTTGCCTTTGTGCACGATGGTCAGCGACTCGCGGTCGTTGTCGACGGTGTACTGCAGCGCCTTGCGCACCAGGCGCTTGGTGCCTTCCTTGGAAACCGGCTTGACGCCGATGCCGCAATCCTGGTCGAAACGGATCTTGGTGACGCCCATTTCTTCTTTCAGGAACTTGATGACCTTGGTCGCTTCAGGCGAACCGGCCTTCCACTCGATACCGGCATAAATATCTTCGGAGTTTTCGCGGAAGATGGTCATGTCGACGTCACCCGGACGCTTGACCGGGCTCGGCACGCCTTCGAACCAACGCACCGGGCGCAGGCAGACATACAGATCCAGTTCCTGGCGCAGGGCAACGTTCAGCGAACGGATGCCGCCACCGACCGGAGTGGTCAGCGGGCCTTTGATGGAAACAACGTAGTCGCGTACGGCTTCCAGGGTTTCTTTCGGCAGCCAGGTGTCCTGGTCGTAGACCTGGGTGGCTTTCTCGCCGGCGTAGACTTCCATCCAGGAAATCTTGCGCTCGCCGCCGTAGGCTTTCTCGACGGCCGCGTCGACGACCTTGATCATCACCGGGCTGATATCGACGCCGATGCCATCACCCTCGATGAACGGGATGATCGGGTTGTTCGGTACGTTCAGGGACATGTCGGCGTTGACGGTGATTTTGTCACCGGTCGCTGGCACCTGGATCTTCTGGTATCCCATGCTTGACTCCGTTGTTTTCGTGGTCTGACATTCCGCCGCGCGGATGGCGTGGCGAATGGAACTTTGGGTCTCGGAAAGGTGCCGCATTCTTGTAGTTTTTCTACAGAAAGTCACGCACTTTTCGACATTTCCTTACATCACTGGCGCCTCAAGAGCTGCACCGATACTGCCCTGCAGCCGTTCCTGTAGTCAAACTACAGGGAGCACTACACGGCGCCACAAACTGAACCGACTTTTATCCTAGCAGCTCAGCCCGAGAATGCGCTGATCTGGCCTCCGGCAGAATCTGCCACTAACATCCGCGACCTCATTTACGGAGGTTCCCATGCGCTTTACGCCCCATGTCACGGTAGCCACCGTGGTCGAAGACCAGGGACGCTTCCTGCTGGTCGAAGAGCTGGCTGGCGGCCAGGCGGTATTTAATCAGCCTGCCGGCCATCTGGAAGCAGACGAAAGTCTCATCGACGCCGCCTTGCGCGAAACCCTCGAGGAAACCGGCTGGCAGGTCGAGCTGACCGCCGTGACCGGCATCTACCTCTACACAGCCCCGAGCAATGGCGTCACCTACCAGCGCGTGTGCTTCGCCGCCAAGCCCCTGCTGCATCTGCCAGAGAGCCCGCTGGACGACGGCATCCTCGGCCCGCGCTGGCTGACCCGAGAGGAACTGGCGGCCCAGCCCGAACGCTGGCGCAGTGAACTGGTTATGCGCTGCATCGACGACTACCTGGCCGGCGAGCGCTTCCCGCTGAGCCTGATCCGCGACCCGGCCTGATTCGCCGCCGCACCGCAGCGCCTGTTAGAATCGCCGTCTTTATCGCAGTCACGCCCAGATCCCTATGCCCAGCAGCACCTCCCCCAGCACCCAGCGCGTCATCGTCGGCATGTCCGGCGGCGTGGACTCTTCCGTCTCGGCCCTGCTCCTGCTCGAACAGGGCTACCAGGTCGAAGGCCTGTTCATGAAGAACTGGGAAGAAGACGACGGCACCGAATACTGCACCGCCATGGATGATCTGGCCGACGCCCAAGCCGTGTGCGACAAGATCGGCATCAAGCTGCACACCGCCAACTTCGCCGCCGAATACTGGGACAACGTGTTCGAGCACTTCCTCGCCGAATACAAGGCCGGACGCACGCCGAACCCGGACATCCTGTGCAACCGCGAGATCAAGTTCAAAGCCTTCCTCGACTACGCCCTGAGCCTCGGCGCCGATCTGATCGCCACCGGCCACTACGTGCGCCGTCGCGACATCGACGGCCGCAGCGAGCTGCTCAAGGGGCTCGACCCGAACAAGGACCAGAGCTACTTCCTGCATGCCGTCGGCGGCGAGCAGATCGGCCGCACCCTGTTCCCGGTCGGCGAACTGGAAAAGCCCCAGGTGCGCGCCATCGCTGAGAAATACGAGCTGGCCACCGCCAAGAAGAAGGACTCCACCGGCATCTGCTTTATCGGCGAACGCCGCTTCAGCGACTTCCTCAAGCAGTACCTGCCGGCCCAGCCCGGCGATATCGAGACCATCGAGGGTGAAGTGATCGGCCGCCACCACGGCCTGATGTACCACACCATCGGCCAGCGCCAGGGCCTCGGCATCGGCGGCCTCAAGGATGCCGGCGACGAACCCTGGTACGTGCTAGCCAAGGACCTCAAACGCAACGTGCTGCTGGTCGGCCAGGGCAACGAACACCCCTGGCTGTTTAGCCGCGCCCTGCTCGCCTCGGAGATCTACTGGGTCAACCCCATCGACCTGAGCAGCCCGCGCCAACTGACCGCCAAGGTGCGCTACCGGCAGAGCGACCAGGCCTGCACCCTGGAACAGACCGCAGACGGCTACCGCGCCGTGTTCGCCGAGCCACAACGGGCCGTCACCCCCGGCCAGTCCGTGGTGTTCTACGACGGTGAGGTCTGCCTGGGTGGCGGCGTGATCGAGAGCGCCAAGCCTTGGTTTGCCGGAGCCGGCCTGGTATGAGCCCGATTCAGGAACAACTGACCGCACTGGCCGCCGTCTTCGAAGCCACCACCCTGGTCGACAAGATCGCCCGCACCGGCCAGGCCAGCGAAGCCGACATCACCTGCCTGCTCGGCAGCCTGCTGGTGCGTGAGCCGAAGAACACCCTGGACGTCTACGGCGGCGATGACCTCAACCTGCGCGAAGGTTACAAGGCCCTGGCCAGCGCCCTCGAACGCAACCCGGCGAGCCTGCAGCGCGAGCCGCTGCGCTACGCCCTGGCCCTGCTCGGCCTGGAGCGTCAGCTGGCCAAGCGCGACGACCTGCTGCAGGTGATCGGCAGTCGTCTGGACCAGATCCAGCAGCAGGTCGGCCACTTCGGCTTGACCCACGAGAACGTCATTTCTTCCTGCGGCGCGCTGTACCAGGACACCATCAGCACTTTCCGCCAACGCATCCAGGTGCAAGGCGACATGCGCTTCCTGCAGCAAGCCAACAACGCGGCAAAGATCCGTGCCCTGCTGCTGACCGGCATCCGCTCGGCGCGCCTGTGGCGCCAGCTCGGCGGCCATCGCTGGCAACTGGTGTTCAGCCGCGGCAAGCTGCTCAAGGAACTCTATCCGCTGCTGCGCAGCTGACATGAGCCTCCCGTCGCGCAGCGTAAAACCCCTGCAGGGCGCTCTGCTGCTGGCGTTCTCCGCCCTGCTGTTCTCGTTGATGGGCGTCGGCATCCGCGAAGTCTCGCTGAGCGTCAACAACGAGTCGGTGGTGTTCTTCCGCAACCTGGTTGGCGTGCTGTTCTTCCTGCCGCTGGTACTGCTCAAGGGCACCCAACCGCTGAAGACCGGGCGCCTGAAATCCCACCTGTGGCGCACCACCTATGGCCTGGCGGCCATGTATTGCTTCTTCTACGCCATCGCCCACCTGCCGTTGGCCGACGCCATGCTGTTTACCTACTCGGCACCGGTATTCACCCCCCTGATTGCCTGGTGGTGGCTGAAAGAACCACTGACCCGGCGCATGCTGCTGACCACCGGCATCGGCCTGATCGGTGTGCTGCTGGTGGCCAAACCCAGCCAGGCCCTGCTCGACAGCCAGGCGCTGGTCGGCCTGGCCGCCAGCATCCTGGCCGCCTTCGCCTTCGTCTCGATTCGCGAGATGAGCAATACCGAGCCGGCCTTTCGCATCGTCTTCTACTTCGCCCTGTTCAGCACCCTGATCTCCGCCATCCCGCTGACCTGGGCCTGGCAGGCACTGGATAGCCACGACCTGGGCCTGCTGCTGGTAATCGGTCTGCTCGCCACCGTCAGCCAGATCGTCATGTCCAAGGCCTACGCCCTGGCCCCACCCGGCATCATCGGACCGATCGCCTACCTGGCCATCGTCTTCGCCGGCCTGATCGCCTGGCTGCGCTGGGGTGAAACGCCCGATCTGACTTCACTGCTCGGCGCCGCGCTGATCTTCGCCGCCAGCCTGTTATCCATCAGCCGGCGCTGAACGGTCCATCGCCAATCGCGGCTGCCGTCACGTTTTCATGTATGATGTGCGCCCTTTTCGTTGACCGACAGTCCGAGAACGCCTCCATGCAGCTCTCCTCGCTCACCGCGGTTTCCCCCGTTGATGGCCGTTACGCCTCCAAAACCAGCGCCCTGCGCCCGATCTTCAGCGAATACGGCCTGATCCGTTTCCGCGTCATGGTCGAAGTCCGCTGGCTGCAGCGCCTGGCCGCCCATGAAGGCGTCGCCGAAGTCGCGCCCTTCTCCGCCGAAGCCCAGGCCATCCTCAACGAGCTGGCGGACAACTTCGCCATCGAGCACGCCGAGCGCGTGAAAGAGATCGAGCGCACCACCAACCACGACGTCAAAGCCGTGGAATACCTGCTCAAGGAACAGGCCGCCAAGCTGCCGGAACTGGCCGCGGTCAGCGAGTTCATCCACTTCGCCTGCACCAGCGAGGACATCAACAACCTGTCCCACGCCCTGATGCTGCGCGAAGGCCGCGACGGCGTGCTGCTGCCGCTGATGAAGCAGATCGCCGCCGCCATCCGCGAGCTGGCCGTCAAGTTCGCCGACGTACCGATGCTCTCGCGCACCCACGGCCAGCCGGCTTCGCCGACCACCCTGGGCAAGGAACTGGCCAACGTGGTCTACCGCCTGGAGCGCCAGATCGCTCAGGTTGCGGCCGTGCCGCTGCTGGGCAAGATCAACGGCGCCGTGGGCAACTACAACGCTCACCTGTCCGCCTACCCGCAGATCGACTGGGAAGCCAACGCCCGCCAGTTCATCGAAGGTGACCTGGGTCTGCAGTTCAACCCCTACACCACGCAGATCGAGCCGCACGACTACATCGCCGAGCTGTTCGACGCCATCGCCCGCTTCAACACCATCCTCATCGACTTCGACCGCGACGTCTGGGGCTACATCTCCCTCGGTTACTTCAAGCAGAAGACCGTGGCCGGTGAAATCGGCTCCTCGACCATGCCGCACAAGGTCAACCCGATTGACTTCGAAAACTCCGAAGGCAACCTGGGCATCGCTAACGCACTGTTCCAGCACCTGGCCAGCAAGCTGCCGATCTCCCGCTGGCAGCGCGACCTGACTGACTCCACCGTGCTGCGCAACCTTGGTGTCGGCTTCGCCCACAGCGTCATCGCCTACGAAGCCAGCCTCAAGGGCATCGGCAAGCTGGAGCTGAACGAAGCGCGCATCGCCGCCGACCTGGACGCCTGCTGGGAAGTCCTCGCCGAGCCGATCCAGACCGTGATGCGCCGCTATGCCATCGAGAACCCCTACGAGAAGCTCAAGGAGCTGACCCGCGGCAAAGGCATCAGCCCGGAGGCCCTGCTGACCTTCATCGACGGCCTGGACATGCCAGCCGCCGCCAAGGCAGAACTCAAGCAACTGACCCCGGCCAACTACATCGGCAACGCCGTAGCCCAGGCCAAGCGCGTCTGACCGACGCTTCTTACTTGCACGCCCGGCTGTGCCGGGCGTTTTTATTTCAAAGGCTTGAACATGACTACTGATGTACCTCTGCAACTGCTCGGCGGTCTTACAGCCCGTGAATTCCTGCGCGACTACTGGCAGAAGAAACCCCTGCTGATCCGCCAGGCCATCCCTGATTTCGAAAGCCCGATCAGCCCGGATGAACTGGCCGGTCTGGCCCTGGAAGAAGAAGTCGAATCGCGCCTGGTCGTCGAACACGGCGAGCGCCCCTGGGAACTGCGCCGAGGCCCGTTCGCCGAAGACGCCTTCAGCCAGCTACCAGAGCGCGACTGGACCCTGCTGGTGCAGGCCGTCGATCAGTTCGTCCCGGATGTCGCCGAGCTGCTCAAGCACTTCAACTTCCTGCCCAGCTGGCGCATCGACGACGTCATGGTCAGCTTCGCCGCACCGGGCGGCGGCGTCGGCCCGCACTACGACAACTATGACGTGTTCCTGCTCCAGGCCCACGGCCAGCGCCGCTGGAAGATTGGCCAGATGTGCGACGCCGACAGCGCCCTGCTGCCGCACGCCGACCTGCGCATCCTGGCCGACTTCGCGCAGACCGAAGAGTGGGTGCTGGAGCCCGGCGACATGCTCTACCTGCCGCCGCGCCTGGCCCACTTCGGCACCGCCGAGGATGACTGCATGACCTACTCGGTGGGCTTCCGCGCCCCCAGCGCCGCCGAGGTACTGACCCATTTCACCGACTTCCTCGCCCAGTTCCTGCCGGACGAAGAACGCTACAGCGACGCCGGCACCGCGCCGACCGACGACCCGCACCAGATCCAGCTGGACGCCCTCGACCGCCTCAAAGCCCTGTTGGCCGAGCACATGGGTGACGAGCGCCTGCTGCTGACCTGGTTCGGCCAGTTCATGACCGAGCCACGCTACCCCGAGCTGGTCGCCGGCACCGACGTCGAGGACGACGAATTCCTCGCCGCACTCAAGCAAGGTGCCGTACTGGTACGCAACCCCAGCGCACGCCTGGCCTGGAGCGAGCTGGATGTCGGCCTGGTGCTGTTCGCCAGCGGCCAGAGCCGCCTGCTGCCGAGCAGCCTGAAGGAACTGCTCAAGCTGATCTGCGCCGCCGACGCCCTGCACAGTGACAACCTCGGCCAATGGCTCGCCGACGAAGAGGGGCGTAAGCTGCTCTGTGAACTGGTCAAGCAAGGCAGCCTGGAGTTTGCTGATGAGTGAGATTCACGTCCGCCTAGCCCACTGGCAGAAGGACAATGCCGAGCTGCGGCGCATCCGCGAAGCCGTGTTCATCGCGGAACAAGCGGTGCCGGCAGAACTCGAATGGGATGACGAGGACATCGAGGCCGTGCACTTTCTCGCCCTCGAAGGCGACTACCCGATCGGCACCGCACGCCTGCTGGCCGACGGCCAGATCGGCCGGGTTTCGGTGCTCAAGGATTGGCGTGGCCTGAAAGTCGGCGACGCCCTGATGCATGCAGCCATCGCCGAAGCGGAAAACCGCGGCCAGCGTGAACAGAAGCTCAGCGCACAGGTGCATGCCACGGCCTTCTACGAGCGCCTGGGCTTTCACATCGAAGGTGCCGAGTACCTGGAAGCCGGCATCCCCCATGTGATGATGGTGCGCCATAGCGACTAGAACCCGTTTACGATCTTCTGGCCGTCGGCCATACGGCGTTAAAAACAGCCTCGGAATGCTCATTTACAGCTGCTTCCTCGGCTATTTTTGCCTTGTCTGGCTCTAGTCCAAAAGATCGCAAACGGATTCTTAGAGGTTCGGATGAACGACGAAAACGCCCCGCCCGACGAAATCCAGACCGAATTGCCGGCCATTGATTTTCAGTCGCCGGGGCGTTTTGCCGTGCACAATCCGGCCAGCCCTGGCGCCATCCCGGAACAGCGCGAACCCGCCCCCTTCCAGCTTGGCGAACACCAGGCCCTGCAGCGTTTCAGCAGCGCCGAAGAAGCCCAGGCCCATGCCCTGGCTCTGCTGCAACAGAGCCGCAGCAGCCTGTGTCTGTACACCCCTGACCTCGAACCCTGGCTGTACAACCACAGCAGCGTGCAGGACGCCTGTACCCGCTTCCTCCTGGCCAGCCCGAAGAACCGCCTGCGCATTCTCGTGCGCGATGTCTCGCGCCCGGTCAAGCAAGGCCATCGCCTGCTCAACCTGGCGCAGCGCATCAGCAGCAACCTGCATATCCGCCGCCTCAACCCGGACCACCCCAGCGAGGAAATCGCTTACCTGCTGGCCGACGCGCGCGGCCTGCTGCTGCGCTCGCACCCCGAGGACTACGCTGGCTATGCTTTGTATAACGACCCCGGCCGCTTTCGCCTGCAGCAGGCACTGTTCGACCAGGCCTGGGATATCAGCCTGCTAGACCCTGACCTACGGAGCTTCCTGCTATGACCTTGCGCGCCTGCCTGGCTGCCCTGCTGCTTGTCGTCAGCCTGCCATCACTGGCCGCCACCGAGCTGATTCAGCTGAACTACCGCACCGCCGACGAGGTGATCCCGGTGGTGCAGTCGGTGCTCGACGGCCAGGGCAAGGTCAGCCCCTACGGCAATCAACTGGTGGTCAACGCCTCGCCGGAAAAGATCCAGGAAATCCGCAACCTGCTCGGTCAGCTGGACACAGCGCCACGGCGCCTGCTGATCAGCGTCGATACCAGCGAATCGGGCTACCAGGACAACGAAGGCTATGCGGTCAATGGCTCGGCCAGCATCGGCGACGTCGACATAGAAGCCGGTCGCGGCGAAGTGCATGGGCGCGATCAGGTACGCATCATTCGCCGCAGCACCGACAGCCAGCGCGGTGGGGTGCAGCAGATCCAGACCACCGAAGGCTACCCGGCACTGATCCAGGTCGGCCAGAGCGTACCGCTGACCACCACCAGCACCGGCCCGTACGGCCAGGTCTACCAGAACACCCAGTACCGCAATGTCACTCAGGGCTACTACGTCACCGCCAGCCTGACGGGCGAAATCGTGCACATCAGCATCAGCAGCAACAACGACCGCATCAGCCGCAATCAGCCCGACGTAATCGACGTGCAGAGCACCGACACCCGGGTCAGTGGCAGACTGGGTGAATGGATCACCCTGGGTGGCGTCAGCGAACAGAGCCAGGGCAATAACGATGGCTTCCTGCGTCGCCACTCCACCCAGGGCGCCAACGACATGAGCATGCGCATCAAGGTTGACGCACTGGACTAGCCACAGCGGCCCTATCAGGGCATGTAGTGGCGACGCACGGCCACTACAAAATCGTTGACGAACACCCGTTTGAAGGGCATCATGACCCCGCTCCCGCTAGCCAGGGGCTCTGTAGAAGAGCCTCCAGATCGGCTCCGTACCACCATTCGGAACGATCCGTGTTTTAACAGCCCACAAGGCGTTTCGACGAGGTTGCGACTGGAACGAAAGTTGTCCTGAGGGACGGGGAAGCCTAAGCGTATAAGTAAGACCGCCAGACCAGTGCAGCGCACAGCCCAACGGTTTCCACGAACCGGCAAGCAGCGCCACCTGATCGACGGACTGCTTGCTCGTATCCCCCCTCCTCTCTGCTCCACTCTCGTCTCGGTCGATATTTCGACGTTCTGCTTTGTGTCGCCCGCAACACTGCAAGCTTTTTGCACGTTGGTTTTGGGTGGGAAGTCGGTGCTCAACCAAACTCACACTTTGAAGGATTGACCATGTCAGCTTATCAAAACGACATCAAAGCCGTTGCCGCACTCAAAGAAGCCGCCGGCAGCAGCTGGAGCGCTATTGACCCGGAGTCCGTGGCTCGCATGCGTGCCCAGAACCGCTTCAAAACCGGTCTGGAAATCGCTCAGTACACTGCCGACATCATGCGCAAAGACATGGCTGAGTACGATGCCGACTCCTCCGTCTACACCCAGTCGCTGGGTTGCTGGCACGGCTTCATCGGTCAGCAGAAGCTGATTTCGATCAAGAAGCACCTGAAGACCACCAACAAGCGCTACCTCTACCTGTCGGGCTGGATGGTTGCTGCTCTGCGTTCGGATTTCGGTCCGCTGCCGGATCAGTCCATGCACGAGAAAACTTCGGTTTCCGGCCTGATCGAAGAGCTGTACACCTTCCTGCGTCAAGCCGACGCCCGTGAACTGGACCTGCTGTTCACCGCCCTGGACACCGCTCGCGCTGCTGGCGACAAAGTCAAAGCAGACGAAATCCAGGCTCAGATCGACGGCTACGAAACTCACGTCGTACCGATCATCGCCGACATCGACGCTGGCTTCGGTAACCCGGAAGCCACCTACCTGCTGGCCAAGAAAATGATCGAAGCGGGTGCTTGCTGCATCCAGATCGAAAACCAGGTTTCCGACGAGAAGCAGTGCGGCCACCAGGACGGTAAAGTCACCGTTCCTCACGCCGACTTCCTGGCCAAGATCAACGCTGTTCGCTACGCATTCCTCGAGCTGGGCATCGACAACGGCGTGATCGTTGCTCGTACCGACTCCCTGGGTGCCGGCCTGACCAAGCAGATCGCTGTTACCAACCAGCCGGGCGACCTGGGCGACCAGTACAACTCCTTCCTGGATTGCGAAGAAGTCTCCCCTGCCGACCTGAAGAACGGCGACGTCGTTCTGAACCGTGAAGGCAAGCTGCTGCGTCCGAAGCGTCTGCCGTCCAACCTGTTCCAGTTCCGCGCTGGCACCGGTGAAGCACGCTGCGTACTGGACAGCATCACCTCGCTGCAGAACGGCGCTGACATGCTGTGGATCGAAACCGAGAAGCCGCACGTTGGCCAGATCGCTGCCATGGTTGACGAGATCCGCAAGGTCATCCCGAACGCCAAGCTGGTCTACAACAACAGCCCGTCCTTCAACTGGACCCTGAACTTCCGCCAGCAGGTATTCGACGCGTTCGCTGCCGAAGGCAAAGACGTTTCTGCCTACGACCGCGCCAAGCTGATGAGCGTCGACTACGACGAAACCGAGCTGGCCCAGGTTGCTGACGAGAAGATCCGTACCTTCCAGCGTGATGGCTCGGCTCGTGCCGGCATCTTCCACCACCTGATCACTCTGCCGACCTACCACACCGCCGCGCTGTCCACCGACAACCTGGCCAAAGGGTACTTCGCAGACCAGGGCATGCTGGCCTACGTGAAAGGCGTTCAGCGTCAGGAGATCCGTCAAGGTATCGCCTGCGTTAAGCACCAGAACATGTCCGGCTCCGACATCGGCGACGCTCACAAAGAGTACTTCGCTGGTGAAGCAGCTCTGAAAGCCGGCGGCAAAGACAACACCATGAACCAGTTCAGCTAAGAACCGGTTCAT
Encoded here:
- a CDS encoding secretin N-terminal domain-containing protein, whose amino-acid sequence is MTLRACLAALLLVVSLPSLAATELIQLNYRTADEVIPVVQSVLDGQGKVSPYGNQLVVNASPEKIQEIRNLLGQLDTAPRRLLISVDTSESGYQDNEGYAVNGSASIGDVDIEAGRGEVHGRDQVRIIRRSTDSQRGGVQQIQTTEGYPALIQVGQSVPLTTTSTGPYGQVYQNTQYRNVTQGYYVTASLTGEIVHISISSNNDRISRNQPDVIDVQSTDTRVSGRLGEWITLGGVSEQSQGNNDGFLRRHSTQGANDMSMRIKVDALD
- a CDS encoding isocitrate lyase, whose translation is MSAYQNDIKAVAALKEAAGSSWSAIDPESVARMRAQNRFKTGLEIAQYTADIMRKDMAEYDADSSVYTQSLGCWHGFIGQQKLISIKKHLKTTNKRYLYLSGWMVAALRSDFGPLPDQSMHEKTSVSGLIEELYTFLRQADARELDLLFTALDTARAAGDKVKADEIQAQIDGYETHVVPIIADIDAGFGNPEATYLLAKKMIEAGACCIQIENQVSDEKQCGHQDGKVTVPHADFLAKINAVRYAFLELGIDNGVIVARTDSLGAGLTKQIAVTNQPGDLGDQYNSFLDCEEVSPADLKNGDVVLNREGKLLRPKRLPSNLFQFRAGTGEARCVLDSITSLQNGADMLWIETEKPHVGQIAAMVDEIRKVIPNAKLVYNNSPSFNWTLNFRQQVFDAFAAEGKDVSAYDRAKLMSVDYDETELAQVADEKIRTFQRDGSARAGIFHHLITLPTYHTAALSTDNLAKGYFADQGMLAYVKGVQRQEIRQGIACVKHQNMSGSDIGDAHKEYFAGEAALKAGGKDNTMNQFS